The nucleotide sequence CATTTATAGAGTTTCCCAGCATTACGGTTACATCGTGGCGACCAAATTCCTTGTTAAACGTTAGTACATTCTCCTGAATCTGTTCCTGCCAGTAAATGTTTGTTTCCGAATTTTCAGGATAAAGCACCTTGTCTTGAATGGAAGGCGTATACGAAGGAGTGTGGTAGCTGTTCTTGTTGAACGAACCACGGTAACCGTAGGTCGATTTAAAGTTCAGCCAAGGCGCAAGCTTGATTCCCAGACCCACGTTGGCACTCATGATATAATCCTTGTTTTTTACCTTCACATTATCATAATCGGCCATCACGTTGTGGTTTGCAGGCAAATCGTTTTTGTTTGTCAAACCGTAACCTTCTTCCTGTGTCGCATCGTAAACGGGAACAAGTGGCGATACGGCGTAAATTTCCTTCAGCGTATACTGTGGCTGCTGGTTGTCAACGAACTGCAGACCTAGGTTTGCATCTACTGTAAAAATCTTTTTGGTAAATGAATAACGGGCACGGGCATTATCCTGCACATATTTGTTACCCAGCATGATTCCCTCTTCGTCCGAGCGGGTGAAAGAGATGGAATATTTTGAGTTATCCGATCCACCGCGCACACCTACAGAATAATTCTGTGTCAGGGCATTACGACTCATCAGGTCGAACCAGTCCGTGTTCGCATTATCGGAAGCTCCGATATATGACGGCAGAGGCTTTCCGGCATTCTGATACATTTGGGTGTGTACTTTTTGATATCCTTCGGCATCCAGCATATCCAGGCTGTTGGTTACAGCCGAAATACCCGCGTAAGCGTTAAAGTCTACCACCACATCTCCTTTTTTACCGTTCTTGGTTGTAATAAGAATTACCCCATTGGCAGCACGCGAACCATAAATAGCTGCTGCCGCACCATCTTTAAGCACCTCCATGGAGGCTATATCGGTAGGGTTTACATTGTTTATGTCCATTGGAAATCCGTCCACAAGACAGTATGGCTCGTTGTTTGCGAAGGTACTTACGCCACGGATCTTGATGTCAACACCAGAACCTGCGTTACCGCCCTGACGCATGATGTTCACCCCCGAAACCTGTCCGGCAAGTGCTTCAGCCGGATTGCTTTGCAGGCGGTTGGTAATATCAGAACCCTTAACAGATGAAATGGCTCCGGTTACATCGCTCTTTTTCAGTGTACCATAACCCACCACCACCACTTCGTCAATTAACTGTGTATCTTCCTGCATCAGAACATTCAGCTCGTTTTTGCCTTCAAGAGCAATATTCTGCGATTTGAATCCAATGTAAGATACAATAAGATCGGCATTAGAAGGAACGTCGGGCAGCGAGAAATTTCCATCCAGGTCAGTGATTGTTCCGTTGGTGGTACCTTTTACAAGGATACTGGCACCAATAATCGCTTCGCCCTTTCCATCAAGCACCTTGCCCGATATTTTCCCTGACTTGCCTTTCGGTTGGGTGGTTTGTTTTTTAGGTTTAAGGTAAATTTTTGTGTTGGCAATTTCCACTTCCACCTTGTTGCCGTCTAGAATTCTTTTCAGCACTGAAGCAACCTCTTCGTTCATCGCGTTTACACTAACAATCTGATTGGGATTAATTACCGGCTGACTGTAAACAAAAGTCAGCCCTGTTTGCTTCGTTATGGAAGAAAGCACATTTTCAAGTTTCACTTTCTGAAGATTCAATGTCACCTTCTGAGCAAACGCAGTGCTCATTCCTATAAGGACAAAGAATAGTAGTATAAAAGATCTGTTCCTCATAAATAGTAAGTTTAAAAGTTTATAACATTAAGTTCTTTATGAGTTGACACACTTAAAAATAAAACGGGTGATAAAAAATGTATTTTTTTTAAAAATAATTATAGCATGGCAAAGCAAACTTATTTACGGGACACTGTAATTGTATCTTTTCCTGGTATAAACTGTAAAGGCGAAACCATTTCCATTTCCTTCAATATCTCGTCCAGTGAGCTTTTTCCCGACTCAAGGGTGAACGAATATTTAAGAAGACAGGTATCGGTTATTGAGAATTTCACGTTGTACCAACGCTGAAGGGTAGTAAGAGCACTTTCCAGCGACGTATTTCTGAAGATAATAATATTGTTCTTCCATCCCGTCAGTTCTTTGGCATCGGTATTTGCCGAAATGGTACACTTACCGTTGGCCAGGTTATACACCAGTTTATCGCCGGGTTTCATGGCGTAATTTTTCTTGGCAGGCGTAATCCAGTCGATCTTTCCCTTATCAAGCAACAAGGTAACTTCTTCGGCTCCTGGATAGGCATTCACGTTAAAGCTTGTTCCCAGTACTTTCACTTCTCCCCCGTTGACCGACACCACAAACGGACGGTCAGGATTCTTCTCAACCATAAAATAGCCTTCGCCTTCCAGATAAACACGGCGGTCCCCCAAGCCAAACTTCCTCGGATATTTCAGCCGGGTATCCGAATTCAGAAACACCTTGCTTCCGTCCTGGAAT is from uncultured Macellibacteroides sp. and encodes:
- a CDS encoding TonB-dependent receptor, which codes for MRNRSFILLFFVLIGMSTAFAQKVTLNLQKVKLENVLSSITKQTGLTFVYSQPVINPNQIVSVNAMNEEVASVLKRILDGNKVEVEIANTKIYLKPKKQTTQPKGKSGKISGKVLDGKGEAIIGASILVKGTTNGTITDLDGNFSLPDVPSNADLIVSYIGFKSQNIALEGKNELNVLMQEDTQLIDEVVVVGYGTLKKSDVTGAISSVKGSDITNRLQSNPAEALAGQVSGVNIMRQGGNAGSGVDIKIRGVSTFANNEPYCLVDGFPMDINNVNPTDIASMEVLKDGAAAAIYGSRAANGVILITTKNGKKGDVVVDFNAYAGISAVTNSLDMLDAEGYQKVHTQMYQNAGKPLPSYIGASDNANTDWFDLMSRNALTQNYSVGVRGGSDNSKYSISFTRSDEEGIMLGNKYVQDNARARYSFTKKIFTVDANLGLQFVDNQQPQYTLKEIYAVSPLVPVYDATQEEGYGLTNKNDLPANHNVMADYDNVKVKNKDYIMSANVGLGIKLAPWLNFKSTYGYRGSFNKNSYHTPSYTPSIQDKVLYPENSETNIYWQEQIQENVLTFNKEFGRHDVTVMLGNSINATKSDWHTVAVNGSTGGFLDPDSETIDAGIGGSFSGEGSNYEYNRASFFGRVNYSFNHKYLLQVTARRDGSSKFGSARRWGFFPSVAIGWAISEEEFFPKEGLFNTLKFRASWGRLGNESALGYYDFQTLVTTVNKKSQGYVQGDSKTPWPGSISTGMANNDLQWETTDSKNIGFDYGLLNNRLTGSVNYYNSTTSDLLITKVLAPSAGLDDPTLNVGKIRNSGFEIDLKWNETKGEITYGIGMNLSTTKNRVLELANQNQVLYGTGLKYGDAHFPTQTRVGKPIGAYYLYQMDGIFQSEAEIQNHFATVDGQKVLIQPDAAAGDVRFKDMNGDGQLTEDDMVYSGSGIPTLEANFLLNLGWKGFDFSATIGSAWGSEIYNGTNYFYEAMSAGSNFLSSTLNAWTESNHSNTMPRAILSDPNGNTRESTRYLEKADFVKVRQIQLGFTLPKALTQKMQLERLRVYASVNNLCTLTGYSGIDPEFSRKSVLDTGVDNYIFPFTRSYLFGIQLSF
- a CDS encoding FecR domain-containing protein, which produces MDKAENKDLKKDIGEIAKVASPSKVARWLATDDGQEVLSRVMDDDFAGMEREGELYMDTSEVPSDKMHKQIMQQINGRKLRRTLLRVAAVIIPFIFIAGLYWMISSRVDLFGTGEYTEIYVPKGEQLQMAFQDGSKVFLNSDTRLKYPRKFGLGDRRVYLEGEGYFMVEKNPDRPFVVSVNGGEVKVLGTSFNVNAYPGAEEVTLLLDKGKIDWITPAKKNYAMKPGDKLVYNLANGKCTISANTDAKELTGWKNNIIIFRNTSLESALTTLQRWYNVKFSITDTCLLKYSFTLESGKSSLDEILKEMEMVSPLQFIPGKDTITVSRK